A part of Aminivibrio pyruvatiphilus genomic DNA contains:
- a CDS encoding bifunctional metallophosphatase/5'-nucleotidase: MIRFPALLLSAALLLLPAPAPAAGSTARVPVLFLGDLHSQILPVSLKANKTTVLFGGLVNGASLLAKERAAEPSALILQGGDAVSGIMWLHFAGEPEFTTLEAAGVQAFLLGNHEFNYGPDHLKKGLGRTSMSALASNLYFDDQDLAERVSRYVILDSAKTKVGVFGIASPNLFAQASPGPGVHLNRNVEAVSVKMVQELREKGAEVVIALSRLSRKENKRLAESVEGIHAILGGSSHEETPEPLFVRGPNGWETLLAESGAYGAFIGKLLLDVRNGRISRQGTSWNLLRVTPEAGSHKEVERIARTFEGRLNEALISTVGIFENNADGRSLTVRSGESSLGNFIADALRWRFNTHIAMINGGGVRGDRIFPAGKVSWKTLLEILPFNNPIHVVSLKGTQIRQILELSAGALKGGPDDQYDPNTRPHTGAFLQLSGLRVEYSLRGIPSLVDANGGLIRWGNRLRSVSVLSGEEWVPLEDDRVYTVAVNSWTAGGGDRLFVFAEGTAEKTDIRDIDAVAEYLMSRKDTQVRFEKDGRITISDF, from the coding sequence ATGATTCGTTTCCCTGCGCTCCTTCTTTCGGCGGCTCTCCTTCTTCTTCCCGCTCCTGCCCCGGCGGCGGGATCAACCGCTCGGGTACCCGTACTCTTTCTGGGGGATCTCCACAGCCAGATCCTGCCCGTCTCCCTGAAGGCGAACAAGACCACGGTCCTCTTCGGCGGGCTGGTCAACGGCGCATCTCTCCTGGCAAAGGAGCGGGCGGCGGAACCTTCTGCCCTCATACTCCAGGGAGGGGACGCCGTCTCGGGCATCATGTGGCTTCATTTTGCCGGGGAGCCCGAGTTCACCACCCTGGAAGCCGCAGGTGTACAGGCCTTCCTCCTGGGAAACCATGAGTTCAACTACGGCCCGGACCACCTGAAAAAGGGGCTGGGAAGGACGTCCATGTCCGCCCTGGCATCAAATCTGTATTTTGACGATCAGGATCTGGCGGAACGGGTTTCCAGATACGTGATCCTGGATTCGGCGAAGACGAAAGTGGGGGTCTTCGGCATCGCCTCCCCCAATCTCTTCGCCCAGGCGAGTCCGGGGCCGGGAGTGCACCTCAACCGGAACGTGGAAGCCGTCTCCGTCAAGATGGTCCAGGAACTCCGAGAAAAAGGAGCGGAAGTCGTCATCGCCCTCAGCCGGCTTTCCAGAAAAGAGAACAAACGCCTCGCGGAGTCGGTGGAAGGGATCCACGCCATTCTCGGGGGCTCGTCCCACGAAGAGACCCCGGAACCTCTTTTCGTCCGGGGACCGAACGGATGGGAAACCCTTCTGGCGGAATCGGGCGCCTACGGAGCCTTCATCGGAAAACTGCTGCTCGACGTAAGGAACGGCCGGATCAGCAGGCAGGGGACGTCATGGAATCTCCTCCGGGTCACTCCCGAAGCCGGAAGCCATAAGGAAGTGGAGCGCATCGCCAGGACCTTCGAGGGCAGACTGAACGAAGCGCTGATTTCCACGGTGGGGATCTTCGAAAACAATGCCGACGGCAGGTCTCTCACGGTGAGGTCGGGAGAAAGCTCCCTTGGGAACTTCATCGCCGACGCCCTGCGGTGGCGGTTCAATACGCACATCGCCATGATCAATGGCGGAGGCGTCCGGGGAGACAGGATTTTCCCCGCGGGGAAGGTATCATGGAAGACGCTGCTGGAGATACTCCCCTTCAACAACCCCATCCATGTCGTCTCCCTGAAGGGAACGCAGATCCGGCAGATCCTCGAACTGTCCGCCGGGGCCCTGAAAGGCGGACCGGACGACCAGTACGACCCGAACACCCGTCCCCACACCGGGGCGTTCCTCCAGCTCTCCGGCTTGCGGGTGGAATACTCTCTCCGGGGCATTCCTTCCCTCGTGGACGCAAACGGCGGACTGATCCGTTGGGGGAACCGGCTTCGGAGCGTGTCCGTCCTCAGCGGCGAAGAGTGGGTTCCCCTGGAGGACGACAGGGTATACACCGTGGCGGTGAATTCCTGGACCGCCGGGGGAGGCGACAGGCTCTTCGTCTTTGCGGAAGGAACGGCGGAAAAAACGGACATCAGGGACATCGACGCCGTGGCGGAATATCTCATGAGCAGGAAGGACACGCAGGTCCGCTTCGAAAAGGACGGGAGGATCACCATCAGCGATTTCTGA